The Symphalangus syndactylus isolate Jambi chromosome 1, NHGRI_mSymSyn1-v2.1_pri, whole genome shotgun sequence DNA segment ttaaaaagaataaaggaaatcaaaatacataagaaaacgTATGGAGTTAAGGAAAGCAACCATGTTCAAAAGGCAAGATAACGATATCATTGCATACAGATCAGACTTCACTTGCATGGTGAAAGTCTGTAACTGTCAAAAGACATCTGTAATAGCCAGCAGATAGATACAGTATGGTGTAGtgcattttattacttttatttgctTTGTACAAGTAGAAAAATCAACTGATGCAATCAAACAGTGAAGTACATGAAAATATAATGCATTCGATATAGTGCATATTGATAGAAATTATGAATTGTCAACTGAGTGAGAGACTACAAAGTTAATTCATCATAGAATGGTCCTCCTACTCAAAGGTGTAAAAACAACTGGAACACAAATTTTAACCAcagtttattacttttttttagataaataacGGGAAAATCTGTGAAAAAGGCAATTATTAAGCAAGAACACctggagaaaaagaataaacctgAGAATTTCTATGGATGTCTTCTAAACTTAAGCATAATTGATATATCTACTCATGTAAACAGAATGGGCTAACTGAAACAAAATCAGGTGCTAATCAGAATTTCCGATTATTGAGCTACAaagtatattcagttaacagacttATATATGGAAATAAAAGCATTGATAAGGAAAGAGTAGGATCCTAATATTCGGAATAGTAATTATTCAAGCACATTTGTAAGACTTAAAATCATCACATGTCATCTAAACAACCAGTATTAAATGCAATGTCAGGCAAAAAGTGTGAAGgctaaaacagaaggaaaatgcttatatacacaaaaacacacaaacgGAAACATACAGAAACATACACACTGTAAATTTTATTCCAATAGCAGATAAAAACACTAGAATCCTCGTAACTTCCTTCTGTAATGACTGTTTCCTGCTGCCACCCAGCATACTAGCTTTCCttgtctcccttttttctttgtctatatCTATGGTGCACATTCTACTGTTATATAAAATGGGCTTATTGTGAATGCAATTCATCTATCCATCAAGGAAGGCAAAGATTTCTACTGTTTTGTTTATTAATCTATGTATAGCAATTAGAAGAGCCTATTATGTACGagacatatgtaaatatatgttgaatcgATTATGCTTGTTATGTCTTCTGGAAGTATGCACAGCAAAAATTCATGCCCATAACCTAATTTATAGGAATCATATTGtacaaaatttaaacaaaaatattacataagtTATTCCATGTCCTTCGTAGGGCATATTTTACATCTTTGTTTTGTAAACTATAGATCAAGGGATTCAACATGGGGATAACCAGGGTGTAAAATATAGAAGCCACTTTATCAGTGTCAAAGGAATGACTGGACTTGGGCTGCACGTACATGAAAAGCAAAGTCCCATAGAACACTATGACCACTGTCAGGTGGGCTCCACAGGTAGAAAAAGCCTTTTGTCTGCCAGCAGAATTCATCCTGAGAATGGCTACGAGGATGAGCAGGTAAGATAAAAGAACTATCAGAAGAGATGAAATCAAATCAATAGCTGCGAAGATCAGAATTATCAATTCAATTTCATGCGTATTTGAGCAGAGCAAAGGTAACAAAGGGAGACTGTCACAGTAGAAATGACTAATGACATTGTAGCCACAGAAAGATAGAGTAAAAATCTTTATGGTGACTAGAAGAGAAATGAATGTGCAGTAGAGGTAAGGGATTGCAACCAGCACCTGACATACCCTTCGTGACATGATTACTGTGTATAGCAGAGGGTTACAGATGGCCACATAGCGGTCGTAGGACATGGCTGAGAGAATAAAAAGTTCACTACCAATGAACACAAGAAAGAAAGCTAACTGTGTTgcacaaaaataataagaaattataTTCTTATCCACAACAAAATTTACTAACATTTTGGGTCCCACAGTTGTTGAATAACCAAGATCCATGAGAGCCAGATGTCTGAGAAAAAAGTACATAGGGGTTTGCAACCTGGAGTCCGACTTGGTGAGGACGATTATGCCCAAATTGCCCATCACTGAGATCACATAGATCATGAGGAACAACGCAAATAATGGTGCCTGCAGCTCAGCGATATTTGTGATTCCTGTAAGAATGAATTCATTCACCGTTGTTAGATTGTGTTGTTCCATCCAGGTTCATCAGAAAACCTATTGTGATAGAGACATCAGCATAGTCAATAGCTTTCCTCTATCATCACCTGAGAAATTTTTTAGTATGCCAAGCTAACATAAGATATACCTAAATTTCACAATTTGCGACATTTGAAAACGTACCTCtcacaaataaaaacaagtttaaatAATTCAAGAAAGAGATAAGACAGATCAGCAGTTTTcagttgcttttgattttactcacccaaaaacattttctaatgtctagagacattttattTATCACAATTTGGAGGTGGGCCACTGTTGCATCTAAAGGTTAGAAGCCAGTaagctgctaaacattctactaTAATCAATACTCAGCCCATCGCAATACCCAACCCCAAATATCAATAGTGctaaggttgagaaactctgatGAGATAcatgaatagatagatgatagatagataatggatagatagatagattatgGATGAACAGATAGAATcatatgagagagagaaagagatatagACAGATATTCATGTCTGtatagatatataaagaaaatttttaaagttaaaaacattgTTAATATTGTGGATATCTGATATGTGAACAATTATTTTACTATGTTTTTAGAGTTTGGTCATATTTATAGATTACAATTACTATTATGACATAATACAATTTTAGTTATATAAAAAATTTCTGTCACAGATTCCAAAAATGCATAAAACCATCTGCTTCAAAAATCATCCTGTGAATACCCATATCTCTTCGGGTGGTACAGCTGAGACTTTAATAGAGTTGACAGATATTAGGCATATGAGTCAGAGCAGCATAACAGATGACAGTGGCAATTATTTGTATATACAAAGCAAAAAATATCAGGAAatatatggatatagatatattctacactttatttttttatttattttttttttttgagaaggagtctcgctctttcacccaggcttgagtgcagtggcgcgatctcggctcactgcaggctccaccccccggggttcacgccattctcctgcctcagcttcccgcgtagctgggactacaggcgcgcgccacctcacccggctaattttttgtatttttagtagagacggggtttcaccgtgttagccaggatggtctcgatctccactTTATCTTAATTTATGTCATATTTGAAAGGCTATTTTAGGCAAATAGTGTAAGTTATCTAAAACTGTTTGTTCTTATGTCCAGAACCAACATGTCATTGCAGAATTGTTGGGAAGGATGACTGAAGATTAAGTGATTCAATGTGTCTTTGCTGCCTAGAAGTAGTTCTAAAATATCAAGTATATTGTGAGTTTTCTTCTTGTTATTTGTTTTAACTGTGACAGTGCCTTACTAgaaagaggttttttgtttgtttgtttgtttttacatatgTACGCTTACATTATTCTGAGTGTGAATTAACTTCTTTGTTAGGACCATAATGATGCCTAGGTGAGTCACAGGTCAAGTAGGATGTAATACTTGCAACTTAGGgcggttcttctcccctcccccaattcATGACTAAACTTAGGTAATCGGTATGCTATTGTTTTGGATTACTTACCTATTTTTCACaacaaatttaataatattttaaataaattatataa contains these protein-coding regions:
- the LOC129489929 gene encoding olfactory receptor 8K3 produces the protein MEQHNLTTVNEFILTGITNIAELQAPLFALFLMIYVISVMGNLGIIVLTKSDSRLQTPMYFFLRHLALMDLGYSTTVGPKMLVNFVVDKNIISYYFCATQLAFFLVFIGSELFILSAMSYDRYVAICNPLLYTVIMSRRVCQVLVAIPYLYCTFISLLVTIKIFTLSFCGYNVISHFYCDSLPLLPLLCSNTHEIELIILIFAAIDLISSLLIVLLSYLLILVAILRMNSAGRQKAFSTCGAHLTVVIVFYGTLLFMYVQPKSSHSFDTDKVASIFYTLVIPMLNPLIYSLQNKDVKYALRRTWNNLCNIFV